A window of Mustela nigripes isolate SB6536 chromosome 9, MUSNIG.SB6536, whole genome shotgun sequence contains these coding sequences:
- the SIT1 gene encoding signaling threshold-regulating transmembrane adapter 1: MSRGANRTEVTELLVPGIPTVTQAWGLWALLGAATLLLLISLAAHLFRWTSGRNRSHPGQGRSGGSVEEVPLYGNLPYLQTGRLSQEPGPDQQDPAPRDPVTATEKVMCYTSLQLRPSQGHLPSPGTPIKYSEVVLDSEPKPQASGPEPELYASVCAQTRRARASFPDQAYANSQPAPS; the protein is encoded by the exons ATGAGCAGAGGTGCCAACCGCACAGAAGTCACAGAACTGCTAGTGCCCG GAATCCCCACTGTGACTCAGGCCTGGGGATTGTGGGCCCTCTTAGGGGCTGCGACGCTGCTGCTTCTCATCTCACTGGCTGCACACTTGTTCCGATGGACTAGTGGCCGGAACAGAAGCCATCCGGGACAGGGACG CTCTGGAGGATCTGTGGAAGAGGTCCCCCTATATGGGAACCTGCCTTATCTTCAGACTG GTCGACTGTCTCAAGAACCGGGGCCAGACCAGCAAGATCCAGCTCCTAGAGACCCCGTCACG GCTACAGAGAAAGTGATGTGCTATACCAGCCTGCAGTTGCGGCCTTCTCAGGGCCATCTCCCCAGCCCCGGAACCCCCATCAAGTACTCAGAGGTGGTGCTGGATTCTGAGCCAAAGCCCCAGGCCTCAGGCCCCGAGCCGGAGCTGTACGCCTCAGTGTGTGCCCAGACCCGCAGGGCGCGGGCTTCCTTCCCAGACCAGGCGTATGCCAACAGCCAGCCTGCACCCAGCTGA